The following proteins are encoded in a genomic region of Neovison vison isolate M4711 chromosome 12, ASM_NN_V1, whole genome shotgun sequence:
- the SCAF11 gene encoding protein SCAF11 isoform X1: MKRKIIYTLNVGDQEYEDTEGEENKDNTATTGLLYSEADRCPICLNCLLEKEVGFPESCNHVFCMTCILKWAEILASCPVDRKPFQAVFKLSALEGCVKVQVKRQLRETKDKTESSFKKQLSCCENSKSCMRKKVIKEDLLNAKLKDLKTTHRNSTHSEMEGKKNATIKTNKPRRSNQCTNQCFRNFFSNMFSSSSHTGESFTCRTYCTEFIEINEMSALIRQKRQELDLSWFPHTSPGSGRIGFIPWNIETQVLPLISSVLPRTIFPTSTISLENFGTSCKGYALAHTQEGEEKKQTSGTSNTRGTRRKPAATTPTRRSTRNARAETVSQAQRSPVSNNSGCDAPDNNNPSVSVSSSGASEKQTRQAPKRKSVRRGRKPPLLKKKLRSSVSAPEKSSSSDSVDEETAESDTPPVLEKEHQSDAESSNSCTVQAGVENESVNDLRSCNEHVEESEEHTENHDIEEAVESSYLESHIQDPPVLVGEEEDIQKVENTSIEANILWLESETPKNISGKEGDQLGNQDQTSGLSESEVKVDKCTDHCSDDLLTCSGSEVEVDESVPSLGELPENAESVVNEEKIMESPVAEITDHKDSTVKTEQLVDSPKLESSEGKIMQTVDRISIESSEGQLLGHVETEDVEIIAACDTSENENSSSIQDSENNLLKNNLNTELDKLEKTESPIEHSGSAELPNTHIEQIQKPFSEDNNEMIPMECDSLCSDQNESEVEPSVNADTKQLNADSVEHSSQNNMPSSDPANGNAETVSQPSESPVDVVEKAKKPRTRRSRFHSPSTTWSPNKDTAREKKRSQSPSPKRETGKESRKSLSLSPKKESARGRRKSRSQSPKQDIARERRQSQSRSPKRESTREGKRSVSLSPKRDTSRENRRSQSRVKDSSPREKSRSRSRERESDRDGPRRDRDRERRTRRWSRSRSRSRSPSRSRTKIKSSSFGRTDRDTYSPRWKERWANDGWRCPRGNDRYRKNDIEKQNENTRKEKNDSPGADDPNSADKHRNDCPSWVTEKINSGPDPRTRNPDKLKDSHWEENRNENSGNSWNKNFGSGWMSNRGRGNRGRGTYRGGFAYTDQNENRWQNRKPLSGNSNSSGNESFKFVEQQPYKRKNEQQEFSFDTPADRSGWTSASSWAVRKTLPADVQNYYSRRGRNSSGPQSGWMRQEEETTEQDSNLKDQTNQHGDGSQLPINMMQPQMNVMQPQMNAQQPVNIFPYPVGVHAPLMNIQRNPFNIHPPLPLHLHTGVPLVQVAAPTSVSQGLPPPPPPPPPSQQVSYIASQPDGKQLQGIPSASHVSNNMSTPVLPAPAAAPGNLGTVQGPSSGNTSSSSHSKSSNAAVKLTESKVSVTVEASADSSKTDKKLQIQEKAAQEVKLAIKPFYQNKDITKEEYKEIVRKAVDKVCHSKSGEVNSTKVANLVKAYVDKYKYSRKGSQKKTLEEPVSTEKNIG, encoded by the exons gTTCAAGTAAAAAGACAGTTgagagaaacaaaagacaaaactgaaAGCTCTTTTAAGAAGCAGCTCTCCTGTTGTGAAAATTCTAAAAGCTGTATGAG aaaaaaagtcataaaagaaGATCTGTTAAATGCAAAACTTAAGGATTTGAAGACGACACATA GAAATTCTACACAcagtgaaatggaaggaaagaaaaatgcaacaataaaaacaaataag cCTCGAAGATCAAATCAGTGTACCAATCAGTGCTTCAGAAATTTTTTCTccaatatgttttcttctagtagtcACACTGGAGAATCTTTTACCTGTAGAACTTACTG TACAGAATttatagaaatcaatgaaatgagtGCATTGATTAGACAGAAGAGACAGGAATTGGACTTGTCATGGTTTCCTCATACGTCACCTGGAAGTGGaag aattGGTTTTATACCCTGGAATATTGAAACACAAGTACTTCCTCTCATCTCTTCTGTGTTGCCAAGAACTATTTTTCCAACAAGTACCATATCTTTAGAAAATTTTG gTACCTCCTGCAAGGGATATGCATTAGCACATActcaagaaggagaagagaagaagcagacttctggtACATCAAACACCAGAGGAACAAGACGAAAACCTGCAGCAACAACTCCTACAAGGAGATCAACACGTAATGCGAGAGCTGAAACAGTCAGTCAGGCTCAGAGATCGCCAGTATCAAATAATTCTGGATGTGATGCCCCAGATAACAACAATCCATCTGTAAGTGTTTCCTCTTCAGGTGcatcagaaaagcaaacaagacAGGCTCCAAAACGGAAGTctgtaagaagaggaagaaaaccacctttgttgaaaaagaaacttcGGAGCTCTGTATCTGCCCCTGAAAAATCATCTTCCAGTGATTCAGTAGATGAAGAAACAGCAGAATCTGACACACCACCTGTGTTAGAGAAAGAGCACCAATCAGATGCAGAAAGTAGTAACAGTTGTACTGTGCAGGCAGGTGTAGAAAATGAGTCTGTTAATGACTTGAGAAGTTGCAATGAGCACGTAGAAGAAAGTGAGGAACATACTGAGAACCATGATATAGAGGAAGCAGTGGAATCTTCATATTTGGAGTCTCATATCCAAGATCCTCCTGTACTAGTTGGAGAGGAAGAGGACATTCAAAAAGTTGAGAATACAAGTATAGAAGCTAATATTTTATGGTTAGAAAGTGAGACCcctaaaaatatttctggaaaagaaGGTGATCAACTAGGAAATCAAGACCAAACATCTGGACTTTCAGAATCAGAGGTAAAGGTGGATAAATGTACAGATCATTGTTCAGATGATCTTCTTACTTGTTCAGGATCTGAAGTTGAAGTAGATGAATCTGTACCAAGCTTAGGTGAGTTACCAGAGAATGCAGAGTCGGTggttaatgaagaaaaaattatggAGAGTCCTGtggcagaaattactgatcataAAGATTCAACAGTAAAAACAGAACAGCTTGTAGACAGCCCCAAATTAGAATCTTCTGAGGGTAAAATTATGCAAACAGTGGACAGAATATCCATAGAGAGCTCAGAGGGTCAGTTGCTTGGGCATGTTGAAACTGAAGATGTAGAAATAATTGCAGCATGTGATACTTCAGAGAATGAAAATTCCAGTAGTATTCAAGactctgaaaataatttattaaaaaataatcttaacaCCGAATTAGACAAATTAGAAAAGACTGAATCTCCTATTGAACATTCCGGATCTGCAGAATTGCCTAATACACACATTGAACAAATTCAGAAGCCTTTTAGTGAGGACAATAATGAAATGATACCTATGGAATGTGATTCACTTTGCAGTGACCAGAATGAATCTGAAGTTGAACCTTCTGTAAATGCTGATACTAAACAATTGAATGCAGATTCTGTGGAGCACAGTTCTCAGAATAATATGCCATCTTCTGATCCTGCAAATGGAAATGCTGAAACTGTATCTCAACCATCTGAAAGCCCCGTAGATGTGGTAGAGAAAGCCAAAAAGCCTCGTACCCGAAGATCTAGATTTCATTCCCCATCTACAACTTGGTCTCCCAACAAAGATACTGCACGAGAAAAGAAGCGGTCTCAGTCTCCATCTCCcaaaagagaaactggaaaagaaagcaggaagtCTCTATCACTGTCTCCCAAGAAAGAATCTGCAAGAGGACGTAGAAAATCTCGTTCTCAGTCCCCAAAACAGGATATCGCAAGAGAAAGGAGACAATCTCAATCTCGATCTCCAAAAAGAGAAAGTACAAGGGAAGGCAAAAGATCTGTATCACTCTCCCCCAAAAGAGACACTTCTAGAGAAAACAGAAGATCTCAGTCAAGAGTGAAAGATTCTTCCCCAAGGGAAAAATCCAGGTCCcggagcagagaaagagaaagtgatagAGATGGGCCAAGGAGAGATCGAGATCGAGAAAGGAGAACCAGAAGATGGTCTAGATCCAGATCTCGTTCTAGGTCACCATCAAGATCTAGAACAAAAATTAAGAGTTCATCATTTGGCAGAACTGACAGAGACACTTACTCTCCCCGCTGGAAGGAAAGATGGGCAAATGATGGTTGGAGATGTCCACGAGGAAATGATCGGTACAGAAAGAATGACAtagagaaacagaatgaaaatacaagaaaagaaaaaaatgacagtccAGGTGCTGATGATCCAAATTCTGCTGACAAACATAGAAATGACTGTCCCAGTTGGGTAACAGAAAAAATTAACTCTGGGCCTGATCCAAGGACCAGGAATCCAGACAAGTTAAAAGATTCTCactgggaagaaaacagaaatgaaaattcaggGAATTCTTGGAATAAAAACTTTGGTTCAGGTTGGATGTCTAACCGTGGTAGAGGTAACCGTGGCAGAGGCACTTACAGAGGTGGTTTTGCCTATACAGATCAAAATGAAAATAGGTGGCAAAACCGAAAACCCCTCTCAGGGAATTCAAATAGTTCAGGGAATGAGTCTTTCAAGTTTGTGGAACAGCAACCCTATAAGCGGAAAAATGAGCAACAGGAGTTTTCATTTGATACACCGGCAGATAGATCTGGGTGGACATCTGCATCTAGTTGGGCTGTGAGAAAGACTCTACCAGCAGATGTACAAAACTATTATTCACGACGAGGGAGAAATTCTTCAGGCCCACAGTCTGGATGGATGAGACAAGAGGAGGAAACAACTGAACAAG atTCTAACCTAAAAGACCAAACAAACCAACATGGAGATGGTTCTCAGCTACCGATAAATATGATGCAACCACAAATGAATGTAATGCAGCCACAGATGAATGCACAACAGCCTGTGAACATCTTCCCGTACCCAGTGGGTGTTCATGCTCCTTTGATGAACATCCAGCGCAATCCATTTAACATTCATCCTCCGCTACCCTTGCATCTGCACACAGGCGTGCCTCTCGTGCAGGTGGCTGCTCCTACCAGTGTATCTCAGGGACTCCCAccgccaccaccccctcccccaccatcccaACAAGTCAGCTACATTGCTTCACAGCCAGATGGAAAGCAACTGCAG GGTATTCCTAGTGCTTCTCATGTAAGTAACAACATGAGTACACCGGTCTTGCCTGCTccagcagcagccccaggaaattTGGGAACAGTTCAGGGACCAAGTTCTGGTAATACTTCGTCATCAAGTCACAGCAAATCCTCTAATGCTGCTGTAAAATTGACAGAAAGCAAAGTAAGTGTTACAGTGGAAGCCAGCGCAGATAGCTCGAAGACAGACAAG AAATTACAGATCCAAGAAAAAGCAGCACAGGAGGTAAAATTGGCCATTAAGCCATTTTACCAAAATAAAGATATCACCAAGGAAGAATATAAAGAGATTGTACGGAAAGCAGTAGATAAA GTTTGTCATAGTAAGAGTGGAGAAGTAAATTCTACTAAAGTGGCAAATCTGGTTAAAGCCTATGTAGACAAATACAAATATTCACGGAAGGGAAGCCAAAAGAAAACTCTGGAAGAACCTGTGTCTACTGAAAAAAACATAGGTTGA
- the SCAF11 gene encoding protein SCAF11 isoform X3, giving the protein MKRKIIYTLNVGDQEYEDTEEKEVGFPESCNHVFCMTCILKWAEILASCPVDRKPFQAVFKLSALEGCVKVQVKRQLRETKDKTESSFKKQLSCCENSKSCMRKKVIKEDLLNAKLKDLKTTHRNSTHSEMEGKKNATIKTNKPRRSNQCTNQCFRNFFSNMFSSSSHTGESFTCRTYCTEFIEINEMSALIRQKRQELDLSWFPHTSPGSGRIGFIPWNIETQVLPLISSVLPRTIFPTSTISLENFGTSCKGYALAHTQEGEEKKQTSGTSNTRGTRRKPAATTPTRRSTRNARAETVSQAQRSPVSNNSGCDAPDNNNPSVSVSSSGASEKQTRQAPKRKSVRRGRKPPLLKKKLRSSVSAPEKSSSSDSVDEETAESDTPPVLEKEHQSDAESSNSCTVQAGVENESVNDLRSCNEHVEESEEHTENHDIEEAVESSYLESHIQDPPVLVGEEEDIQKVENTSIEANILWLESETPKNISGKEGDQLGNQDQTSGLSESEVKVDKCTDHCSDDLLTCSGSEVEVDESVPSLGELPENAESVVNEEKIMESPVAEITDHKDSTVKTEQLVDSPKLESSEGKIMQTVDRISIESSEGQLLGHVETEDVEIIAACDTSENENSSSIQDSENNLLKNNLNTELDKLEKTESPIEHSGSAELPNTHIEQIQKPFSEDNNEMIPMECDSLCSDQNESEVEPSVNADTKQLNADSVEHSSQNNMPSSDPANGNAETVSQPSESPVDVVEKAKKPRTRRSRFHSPSTTWSPNKDTAREKKRSQSPSPKRETGKESRKSLSLSPKKESARGRRKSRSQSPKQDIARERRQSQSRSPKRESTREGKRSVSLSPKRDTSRENRRSQSRVKDSSPREKSRSRSRERESDRDGPRRDRDRERRTRRWSRSRSRSRSPSRSRTKIKSSSFGRTDRDTYSPRWKERWANDGWRCPRGNDRYRKNDIEKQNENTRKEKNDSPGADDPNSADKHRNDCPSWVTEKINSGPDPRTRNPDKLKDSHWEENRNENSGNSWNKNFGSGWMSNRGRGNRGRGTYRGGFAYTDQNENRWQNRKPLSGNSNSSGNESFKFVEQQPYKRKNEQQEFSFDTPADRSGWTSASSWAVRKTLPADVQNYYSRRGRNSSGPQSGWMRQEEETTEQDSNLKDQTNQHGDGSQLPINMMQPQMNVMQPQMNAQQPVNIFPYPVGVHAPLMNIQRNPFNIHPPLPLHLHTGVPLVQVAAPTSVSQGLPPPPPPPPPSQQVSYIASQPDGKQLQGIPSASHVSNNMSTPVLPAPAAAPGNLGTVQGPSSGNTSSSSHSKSSNAAVKLTESKVSVTVEASADSSKTDKKLQIQEKAAQEVKLAIKPFYQNKDITKEEYKEIVRKAVDKVCHSKSGEVNSTKVANLVKAYVDKYKYSRKGSQKKTLEEPVSTEKNIG; this is encoded by the exons gTTCAAGTAAAAAGACAGTTgagagaaacaaaagacaaaactgaaAGCTCTTTTAAGAAGCAGCTCTCCTGTTGTGAAAATTCTAAAAGCTGTATGAG aaaaaaagtcataaaagaaGATCTGTTAAATGCAAAACTTAAGGATTTGAAGACGACACATA GAAATTCTACACAcagtgaaatggaaggaaagaaaaatgcaacaataaaaacaaataag cCTCGAAGATCAAATCAGTGTACCAATCAGTGCTTCAGAAATTTTTTCTccaatatgttttcttctagtagtcACACTGGAGAATCTTTTACCTGTAGAACTTACTG TACAGAATttatagaaatcaatgaaatgagtGCATTGATTAGACAGAAGAGACAGGAATTGGACTTGTCATGGTTTCCTCATACGTCACCTGGAAGTGGaag aattGGTTTTATACCCTGGAATATTGAAACACAAGTACTTCCTCTCATCTCTTCTGTGTTGCCAAGAACTATTTTTCCAACAAGTACCATATCTTTAGAAAATTTTG gTACCTCCTGCAAGGGATATGCATTAGCACATActcaagaaggagaagagaagaagcagacttctggtACATCAAACACCAGAGGAACAAGACGAAAACCTGCAGCAACAACTCCTACAAGGAGATCAACACGTAATGCGAGAGCTGAAACAGTCAGTCAGGCTCAGAGATCGCCAGTATCAAATAATTCTGGATGTGATGCCCCAGATAACAACAATCCATCTGTAAGTGTTTCCTCTTCAGGTGcatcagaaaagcaaacaagacAGGCTCCAAAACGGAAGTctgtaagaagaggaagaaaaccacctttgttgaaaaagaaacttcGGAGCTCTGTATCTGCCCCTGAAAAATCATCTTCCAGTGATTCAGTAGATGAAGAAACAGCAGAATCTGACACACCACCTGTGTTAGAGAAAGAGCACCAATCAGATGCAGAAAGTAGTAACAGTTGTACTGTGCAGGCAGGTGTAGAAAATGAGTCTGTTAATGACTTGAGAAGTTGCAATGAGCACGTAGAAGAAAGTGAGGAACATACTGAGAACCATGATATAGAGGAAGCAGTGGAATCTTCATATTTGGAGTCTCATATCCAAGATCCTCCTGTACTAGTTGGAGAGGAAGAGGACATTCAAAAAGTTGAGAATACAAGTATAGAAGCTAATATTTTATGGTTAGAAAGTGAGACCcctaaaaatatttctggaaaagaaGGTGATCAACTAGGAAATCAAGACCAAACATCTGGACTTTCAGAATCAGAGGTAAAGGTGGATAAATGTACAGATCATTGTTCAGATGATCTTCTTACTTGTTCAGGATCTGAAGTTGAAGTAGATGAATCTGTACCAAGCTTAGGTGAGTTACCAGAGAATGCAGAGTCGGTggttaatgaagaaaaaattatggAGAGTCCTGtggcagaaattactgatcataAAGATTCAACAGTAAAAACAGAACAGCTTGTAGACAGCCCCAAATTAGAATCTTCTGAGGGTAAAATTATGCAAACAGTGGACAGAATATCCATAGAGAGCTCAGAGGGTCAGTTGCTTGGGCATGTTGAAACTGAAGATGTAGAAATAATTGCAGCATGTGATACTTCAGAGAATGAAAATTCCAGTAGTATTCAAGactctgaaaataatttattaaaaaataatcttaacaCCGAATTAGACAAATTAGAAAAGACTGAATCTCCTATTGAACATTCCGGATCTGCAGAATTGCCTAATACACACATTGAACAAATTCAGAAGCCTTTTAGTGAGGACAATAATGAAATGATACCTATGGAATGTGATTCACTTTGCAGTGACCAGAATGAATCTGAAGTTGAACCTTCTGTAAATGCTGATACTAAACAATTGAATGCAGATTCTGTGGAGCACAGTTCTCAGAATAATATGCCATCTTCTGATCCTGCAAATGGAAATGCTGAAACTGTATCTCAACCATCTGAAAGCCCCGTAGATGTGGTAGAGAAAGCCAAAAAGCCTCGTACCCGAAGATCTAGATTTCATTCCCCATCTACAACTTGGTCTCCCAACAAAGATACTGCACGAGAAAAGAAGCGGTCTCAGTCTCCATCTCCcaaaagagaaactggaaaagaaagcaggaagtCTCTATCACTGTCTCCCAAGAAAGAATCTGCAAGAGGACGTAGAAAATCTCGTTCTCAGTCCCCAAAACAGGATATCGCAAGAGAAAGGAGACAATCTCAATCTCGATCTCCAAAAAGAGAAAGTACAAGGGAAGGCAAAAGATCTGTATCACTCTCCCCCAAAAGAGACACTTCTAGAGAAAACAGAAGATCTCAGTCAAGAGTGAAAGATTCTTCCCCAAGGGAAAAATCCAGGTCCcggagcagagaaagagaaagtgatagAGATGGGCCAAGGAGAGATCGAGATCGAGAAAGGAGAACCAGAAGATGGTCTAGATCCAGATCTCGTTCTAGGTCACCATCAAGATCTAGAACAAAAATTAAGAGTTCATCATTTGGCAGAACTGACAGAGACACTTACTCTCCCCGCTGGAAGGAAAGATGGGCAAATGATGGTTGGAGATGTCCACGAGGAAATGATCGGTACAGAAAGAATGACAtagagaaacagaatgaaaatacaagaaaagaaaaaaatgacagtccAGGTGCTGATGATCCAAATTCTGCTGACAAACATAGAAATGACTGTCCCAGTTGGGTAACAGAAAAAATTAACTCTGGGCCTGATCCAAGGACCAGGAATCCAGACAAGTTAAAAGATTCTCactgggaagaaaacagaaatgaaaattcaggGAATTCTTGGAATAAAAACTTTGGTTCAGGTTGGATGTCTAACCGTGGTAGAGGTAACCGTGGCAGAGGCACTTACAGAGGTGGTTTTGCCTATACAGATCAAAATGAAAATAGGTGGCAAAACCGAAAACCCCTCTCAGGGAATTCAAATAGTTCAGGGAATGAGTCTTTCAAGTTTGTGGAACAGCAACCCTATAAGCGGAAAAATGAGCAACAGGAGTTTTCATTTGATACACCGGCAGATAGATCTGGGTGGACATCTGCATCTAGTTGGGCTGTGAGAAAGACTCTACCAGCAGATGTACAAAACTATTATTCACGACGAGGGAGAAATTCTTCAGGCCCACAGTCTGGATGGATGAGACAAGAGGAGGAAACAACTGAACAAG atTCTAACCTAAAAGACCAAACAAACCAACATGGAGATGGTTCTCAGCTACCGATAAATATGATGCAACCACAAATGAATGTAATGCAGCCACAGATGAATGCACAACAGCCTGTGAACATCTTCCCGTACCCAGTGGGTGTTCATGCTCCTTTGATGAACATCCAGCGCAATCCATTTAACATTCATCCTCCGCTACCCTTGCATCTGCACACAGGCGTGCCTCTCGTGCAGGTGGCTGCTCCTACCAGTGTATCTCAGGGACTCCCAccgccaccaccccctcccccaccatcccaACAAGTCAGCTACATTGCTTCACAGCCAGATGGAAAGCAACTGCAG GGTATTCCTAGTGCTTCTCATGTAAGTAACAACATGAGTACACCGGTCTTGCCTGCTccagcagcagccccaggaaattTGGGAACAGTTCAGGGACCAAGTTCTGGTAATACTTCGTCATCAAGTCACAGCAAATCCTCTAATGCTGCTGTAAAATTGACAGAAAGCAAAGTAAGTGTTACAGTGGAAGCCAGCGCAGATAGCTCGAAGACAGACAAG AAATTACAGATCCAAGAAAAAGCAGCACAGGAGGTAAAATTGGCCATTAAGCCATTTTACCAAAATAAAGATATCACCAAGGAAGAATATAAAGAGATTGTACGGAAAGCAGTAGATAAA GTTTGTCATAGTAAGAGTGGAGAAGTAAATTCTACTAAAGTGGCAAATCTGGTTAAAGCCTATGTAGACAAATACAAATATTCACGGAAGGGAAGCCAAAAGAAAACTCTGGAAGAACCTGTGTCTACTGAAAAAAACATAGGTTGA